In one Microtus ochrogaster isolate Prairie Vole_2 chromosome 6 unlocalized genomic scaffold, MicOch1.0 chr6_random_2, whole genome shotgun sequence genomic region, the following are encoded:
- the Ncf2 gene encoding neutrophil cytosol factor 2, with protein sequence MSLAEAIRLWNEGVLAADKKDWKGALQAFSEVQDPHSRICFNIGCMHTILENMPAAEQAFTKSINRDKHLAVAYFQRGMLFYSMEKYDLAIKDLKEALTQLRGNQLIDYKILGLQFKLFACEVLYNIAFMHAKKEEWKKAEEQLALATNMKSEPRHSKIDKAMESIWKQKLFEPVVIPVGRLFRPNERQVAQLAKKDYLGKATVVASVVHQDNFSGFAPLQPQTAEPPPRPKTPEIFRALEGEAHRVLFGFVPETPEELQVMPGNIVFVLKKGSDNWATVMFNGQKGLVPCNYLEPVELRIHPQSQRQDTSPESDIPPPPNSSAPGRSQLSPGHKQKEPKEVKLSVPMPYMLKVHYKYTVVMETELGLPYSRLRDMVSKKLELLPGHTKLSYRPRDSTELVLLSEETMKDAWSQVKNYCLTLWCEHTVGDQGFVDEPKESETSEADTRTAEPQPKEGSQVVAIFSYEAIQPEDLEFVEGDVILVLSHVNEEWLEGECKGKVGIFPKAFVEERAVKDLEGTPREV encoded by the exons ATGTCCCTGGCTGAGGCCATCAGACTCTGGAATGAAGGGGTGCTGGCAGCCGACAAGAAGGACTGGAAGGGTGCTCTGCAGGCCTTCAGCGAGGTGCAGGACCCCCACTCGAGGATCTGCTTCAACATAGGCTGCATGCACACCATCCTGGAGAATATGCCGGCAGCTGAGCAG GCCTTCACCAAAAGCATCAACAGAGACAAGCACCTGGCAGTGGCCTACTTCCAGCGAGGAATGCTCTTCTACAGCATGGAGAA ATATGACTTAGCTATCAAAGACCTTAAAGAGGCCTTGACTCAGCTTCGAGGGAACCAGCTGATAGACTACAAGATCCTGGGGCTGCAGTTCAAGCTGTTTGCCTGTGAG GTGCTGTATAATATCGCTTTCATGCATGCCAAGAAAGAGGAATGGAAAAAGGCAGAAGAACAGTTAGCGCTGGCTACAAACATGAAATCTGAACCCAGGCATTCCAAAATTGACAAGGCCATGGAAAGCATCTGG aagcagaaactgtTTGAGCCCGTGGTGATCCCTGTGGGTAGGCTGTTCCGGCCAAATGAGAGGCAGGTGGCTCAGCTCGCCAAAAAAGACTATCTGGGCAAGGCTACG GTTGTAGCATCCGTGGTTCATCAAGACAACTTTTCTGGCTTCGCCCCTCTGCAGCCACAG ACAGCTGAGCCTCCACCCAGACCTAAAACCCCAGAGATCTTCAG GGCTCTGGAAGGCGAGGCACATCGAGTGCTGTTTGGCTTTGTGCCCGAGACGCCAGAAGAACTACAGGTCATGCCAGGGAACATCGTTTTTGTCTTGAAGAAGGGCAGTGATAACTGGGCCACGGTCATGTTCAATGGACAG AAGGGACTTGTCCCTTGCAACTACCTGGAGCCAGTTGAGCTTCGAATTCATCCTCAGTCGCAGCGCCAG GACACCTCCCCGGAATCTGATATCCCACCTCCTCCTAATTCCAGTGCCCCAGGACGATCCCAGTTGTCACCAG GTCACAAGCAAAAAGAGCCCAAG GAAGTGAAGCTCAGTGTGCCCATGCCCTACATGCTCAAGGTGCATTACAAATACACGGTGGTCATGGAGACTGAGCTTGGCCTCCCCTACAGCCGGCTTCGGGACATGGTGTCCAAGAAACTGGAGCTCTTGCCAGGACACACTAAACTGAG CTATCGGCCTCGGGACAGCACGGAGCTTGTGCTCCTGTCAGAAGAAACCATGAAGGATGCCTGGAGCCAAGTGAAGAACTACTGCCTGACTCTTTGGTGTGAGCACACAGTG GGTGATCAAGGTTTTGTGGATGAACCCAAGGAAAGTGAAACCTCTGAAGCTGATACCCGGACAGCAGAGCCTCAGCCTAAGGAAGGAAGCCAAGTGGTAGCGATCTTCAGTTATGAGGCCATTCAGCCAGAAGACCTGGAATTTGTGGAAGGAGATGTAATCCTGGTGCTATCACATG TGAATGAAGAATGGCTGGAAGGGGAGTGTAAAGGGAAGGTTGGCATTTTCCCTAAGGCTTTTGTTGAAGAACGTGCAGTCAAGGATTTGGAAGGCACTCCCAGAGAAGTCTAG